The following proteins come from a genomic window of Synechococcus sp. BIOS-E4-1:
- a CDS encoding glycosyltransferase, with translation MNRAPLILVVGMHRSGTSLLGSILEALGVALPGPLIPADDHNPAGYFERSDITALQEELLIDLQRWWPSEQGTLALPQDWLTTPRAQRAAICLKRLLTVDQQQQSGPWAIKDPRSSLLLPLWRDVAAELNLTLRLLLAFRDPAEVVTSLINRDAAATEMTSARAQALWIRHQQQLLVDAGDLPLHVVSYSRWFDAPETQIQALQTFCRPDNDDPTALQTALGCICSDYRRSQTHGQSPLLKRKVRRWHRQLEQAAAGSVEALRQWARRQPEPSARLNPRNLSTPNQHPWSRALTALGSDQSELQAAGIQAWTQSGIAPISLAQLRCLNHPGFPGDDPSADQGGPLPQRLRLGLIGGSLEDWTTHLWIHHLPLSPGSNPEICSAEAARDAALHLQTLEITAQDPKQLLHLTKVERVFDPDPDQVKLLRLLGVNAEQLSIHHTLHNAACEGWLNSNNVEASAQLGLPCPEALVMLGGEWLCLGSSEPEDSWQRLPAALLHLPVFPPAPALSPEQARLLAAWVQACCSAGLNLVRINPQSSEPLLWKSLGVLCFQQPINPEELLEELAWHKAGKPAPGTIHTPSPTSQVLWQHASGLPPEISICISSYNYAERIPAALESCLGQSLPAVELLIVDDASTDDSLRCCHEWLDAHGQRFCSAKLLKHHKNSGLAAARNTAFAVASAPWCWVLDADNQIDVRACELCLGLAKASPDTTAVVHPLIRICNDDGQPLGLVGGGHPWQREQLRAGNMIDAMALVRRSAWEAVGGYSHIPGGWEDFDFWCKLIEAGWHGVLYPQPLATYTQHGTSMLQSQTNQRQRQLSRLLLHRHPWLQLAFAAENR, from the coding sequence ATGAATCGTGCGCCATTGATCCTGGTGGTGGGCATGCACCGCAGTGGCACGTCCCTGCTGGGATCGATTCTCGAGGCCCTCGGCGTCGCCTTGCCAGGGCCTCTGATCCCCGCTGATGACCACAATCCCGCTGGCTACTTCGAGCGATCAGACATCACGGCCCTGCAGGAAGAGCTGCTGATTGATCTCCAGCGCTGGTGGCCCAGCGAACAGGGCACCCTGGCGCTTCCTCAGGATTGGTTAACAACGCCGCGCGCCCAGCGCGCCGCCATTTGCCTCAAACGGCTGCTGACGGTCGATCAGCAGCAACAATCAGGGCCCTGGGCCATCAAGGATCCGCGCAGTTCTCTGCTCTTGCCGCTCTGGCGAGATGTGGCTGCTGAGCTGAATCTGACCTTACGCTTGCTGCTCGCCTTTCGTGACCCTGCAGAGGTGGTCACGTCGCTCATCAACCGCGATGCAGCAGCCACCGAGATGACCAGCGCGCGAGCGCAGGCACTGTGGATTCGCCATCAGCAGCAACTGCTGGTCGACGCTGGTGATCTGCCTCTGCATGTGGTGAGTTACAGCAGGTGGTTTGATGCGCCCGAAACTCAGATCCAGGCCTTGCAAACCTTCTGCAGGCCAGACAACGACGATCCAACCGCCTTGCAAACGGCATTGGGCTGCATCTGCTCTGACTATCGCCGCAGCCAGACCCACGGCCAATCCCCCCTCCTGAAGCGCAAGGTCAGGCGTTGGCATCGACAACTAGAACAGGCCGCAGCCGGGTCGGTGGAAGCACTGCGGCAATGGGCCAGACGACAACCGGAGCCATCGGCGCGTCTCAACCCCCGGAACCTCTCAACGCCCAATCAGCACCCCTGGAGCCGAGCGCTCACGGCTCTGGGAAGTGATCAAAGTGAACTCCAGGCTGCTGGGATCCAAGCCTGGACCCAAAGCGGCATTGCTCCCATCAGCCTTGCTCAACTGAGATGTCTCAACCATCCAGGCTTCCCCGGCGATGACCCCAGTGCCGACCAGGGAGGGCCTCTCCCTCAGAGACTGAGGCTTGGCTTGATTGGCGGCTCCCTGGAGGACTGGACGACACACCTGTGGATCCACCACCTGCCACTCAGCCCAGGCAGCAATCCTGAGATTTGCTCGGCTGAAGCAGCAAGAGACGCGGCGTTGCATCTGCAAACGCTCGAGATCACGGCGCAAGACCCAAAACAGCTGTTGCATCTCACCAAGGTGGAGCGGGTGTTCGATCCCGATCCCGATCAGGTGAAGCTGTTACGGCTTCTCGGAGTAAATGCTGAACAGCTCAGCATTCACCACACCCTCCACAACGCAGCGTGCGAGGGCTGGCTCAACAGCAACAACGTTGAAGCCTCCGCCCAGTTAGGCCTGCCTTGCCCCGAAGCACTGGTGATGCTTGGCGGGGAGTGGCTCTGTCTGGGCAGCAGCGAACCAGAAGACAGCTGGCAAAGGCTCCCTGCTGCGCTCCTGCATCTGCCTGTCTTTCCCCCCGCGCCGGCCCTCTCTCCAGAGCAAGCCAGGCTGCTCGCGGCATGGGTTCAAGCTTGCTGCAGCGCCGGCCTCAATCTTGTGCGCATCAATCCCCAATCATCAGAGCCATTGCTCTGGAAGAGCCTGGGTGTGCTCTGTTTTCAACAGCCAATCAACCCCGAGGAACTGCTGGAGGAATTGGCTTGGCACAAGGCAGGCAAACCTGCCCCGGGCACGATCCACACACCATCACCAACATCGCAGGTGCTCTGGCAGCACGCCAGTGGCCTGCCGCCCGAAATCTCGATCTGCATCAGCTCCTACAACTACGCCGAACGGATCCCTGCCGCACTGGAGAGCTGTCTAGGTCAATCCCTGCCCGCCGTGGAGTTGTTGATTGTCGATGACGCCTCCACCGACGACAGCCTCAGATGCTGCCATGAATGGCTGGACGCACACGGGCAACGATTCTGCAGCGCGAAGCTACTGAAACACCACAAGAATTCAGGCCTGGCTGCTGCACGCAACACCGCGTTTGCCGTTGCTTCAGCTCCCTGGTGCTGGGTGCTGGATGCTGACAATCAGATCGATGTCAGGGCCTGCGAGCTTTGCCTTGGACTGGCCAAAGCAAGCCCGGACACAACCGCTGTTGTGCATCCGCTCATCCGGATCTGCAATGACGACGGGCAGCCTCTGGGATTGGTGGGAGGCGGCCATCCCTGGCAGCGCGAGCAACTGCGAGCCGGCAACATGATTGACGCGATGGCACTGGTGCGTCGCAGCGCCTGGGAAGCCGTTGGTGGTTACAGCCACATCCCCGGAGGCTGGGAGGATTTCGATTTCTGGTGCAAGCTGATCGAGGCCGGTTGGCATGGCGTGCTGTACCCACAACCCCTTGCCACCTACACCCAGCACGGCACATCGATGCTGCAGAGCCAGACGAATCAACGCCAACGACAACTCAGCCGTCTGCTGCTGCATCGCCATCCATGGCTGCAACTCGCTTTTGCCGCAGAGAATCGCTGA
- a CDS encoding sulfotransferase, which yields MDGRLPDFLGVGVQKGGTTTLQAMLQEHPGVFLPPAKELQFFSLYYGEGEEWYRQQFVAAQPGQRCGEITPYYLFHPEAPARIRRLLPDARLIVLLRDPVQRCLSGLFHSRRLGLEPLQVEQALEAEPGRLVGAEAVLAANDGRHLSHQVHSYLSRSRYEQQLMRYEQLFPREQLLLLRSEDLFGNPEGLWQRVLAYLQLEDWPLPHEVGRLNAGAGEAKHLDPALVQRLRRQLASTYEAMERRYGLQW from the coding sequence ATGGATGGCCGGCTGCCGGACTTTCTTGGAGTGGGCGTGCAGAAGGGGGGCACCACCACCCTGCAGGCCATGTTGCAGGAGCATCCTGGGGTCTTTCTGCCGCCCGCCAAGGAACTGCAGTTTTTCAGTCTTTATTACGGCGAGGGAGAGGAGTGGTATCGCCAGCAATTTGTGGCGGCGCAGCCGGGGCAGCGCTGCGGCGAGATCACGCCCTACTACCTGTTTCACCCTGAGGCTCCGGCCCGCATCCGGCGATTGCTGCCGGATGCGCGCCTGATCGTGCTGCTCAGGGATCCGGTGCAGCGTTGTCTTTCGGGGTTGTTCCATTCCCGCCGGTTGGGCCTTGAGCCGCTGCAAGTTGAGCAAGCCCTGGAGGCTGAGCCGGGCAGGTTGGTGGGGGCGGAGGCTGTTCTGGCGGCCAACGATGGTCGCCACTTGTCCCACCAGGTGCACAGCTATCTGAGTCGCAGCCGCTATGAGCAACAGCTCATGCGCTACGAGCAGTTGTTCCCAAGAGAGCAACTTCTGCTACTGCGCAGTGAGGATCTGTTTGGGAACCCTGAGGGCCTGTGGCAGCGAGTGCTGGCGTATTTGCAGCTTGAAGATTGGCCGCTACCCCATGAGGTAGGGCGGCTCAATGCCGGTGCCGGCGAAGCCAAGCATCTGGATCCAGCCCTGGTGCAGAGGCTGCGCCGGCAGCTGGCTTCTACATATGAGGCGATGGAGCGGCGATATGGGTTGCAATGGTGA
- a CDS encoding class I SAM-dependent methyltransferase: MADATSSDKAQGPEGITQIGHRDYVGGLWDEIGELQFSFLKQQGLRPEQVLLDIACGSLRLGVKVIPYLQPGHYLGMDKEQQLLDAGAHQELGETLLASQRPKLLCSADFAFEQFATPVDAAIAQSLFTHLPPPLIGHCLEKLRPWLKPDGRFFATFFEVEQERDNPSDPHDHGYFAYTREQIEAFGADQGYQMDYIGDWGHPRDQVMVVYRHPDC, encoded by the coding sequence ATGGCTGACGCGACTTCCTCGGACAAGGCCCAGGGGCCTGAAGGCATTACCCAGATCGGCCATCGAGATTATGTGGGTGGTCTGTGGGATGAGATTGGTGAGCTCCAGTTCAGCTTTCTCAAGCAGCAGGGGTTGCGGCCGGAGCAGGTGCTGCTCGATATCGCCTGTGGATCCCTGAGATTGGGGGTCAAGGTGATCCCCTACCTGCAACCGGGCCATTACCTGGGGATGGACAAAGAGCAGCAGCTGCTTGATGCGGGTGCTCACCAGGAGCTGGGGGAGACGTTGCTGGCGAGCCAGCGCCCGAAGTTGTTGTGTTCCGCCGATTTTGCTTTTGAGCAGTTTGCAACGCCGGTTGATGCGGCGATCGCCCAATCCTTGTTTACCCATCTGCCGCCGCCGCTGATCGGCCATTGTCTCGAGAAGCTGCGGCCGTGGCTGAAGCCGGATGGTCGCTTTTTTGCCACATTCTTCGAGGTGGAGCAGGAGAGGGATAATCCAAGTGATCCCCACGACCACGGTTATTTCGCCTATACGCGCGAGCAGATTGAGGCGTTTGGCGCGGATCAGGGCTATCAGATGGACTACATCGGTGACTGGGGCCATCCGCGCGACCAGGTGATGGTGGTCTACCGCCACCCGGATTGTTGA
- a CDS encoding glycosyltransferase family 4 protein: MHQGFPGQYIHILRALEALGGHQLVGLGIEESEEVLPSGMHYFRYRLARGNQPGIHPWVQDIESKVLRAEACARAASQLKQKGFTPDLICGHPGWGELLFLRDVWPQVPLLTYQEFFYNTRGFDYDFDPELQGEPDWAGCARLRMKTTNQLVNLEASSWCVTPTQFQRSSYPAAWHDRISVIHDGIDTDKACPSKDPKAVTLADGTVLSPGQKIVTFVNRRLEPYRGCHTMIRAIPHLQQLIPDAQLLIVGETSGVSYGAACPDGEWKDKFLAEIEGQYDPSCVHFAGKVPYEQFIPILQLSQAHVYLTYPFVLSWSLLEAMSCGCAVVGSATAPVQEVIRDRHNGLLVDFFAPQQLAQAIAELLSERKLAQELGEAARATMLQHFRLANCVQRQLALMELVASGSIGALN; this comes from the coding sequence GTGCACCAGGGCTTCCCGGGCCAATACATTCATATTCTGCGGGCACTGGAAGCCCTGGGGGGCCATCAGCTCGTGGGGCTGGGGATCGAGGAGAGCGAAGAGGTGCTGCCCAGCGGCATGCATTACTTCCGCTACCGCCTGGCGCGCGGCAATCAGCCCGGAATCCATCCCTGGGTGCAGGACATCGAAAGCAAGGTGCTGCGTGCCGAAGCCTGCGCTCGCGCCGCCAGCCAGCTCAAACAGAAAGGCTTCACGCCGGATCTGATCTGCGGCCACCCCGGCTGGGGTGAACTGCTCTTCCTGCGCGATGTATGGCCCCAGGTGCCACTGCTCACCTACCAGGAATTCTTTTACAACACGCGCGGCTTCGATTACGACTTCGATCCCGAACTGCAGGGCGAACCCGACTGGGCCGGCTGCGCGCGGCTGCGGATGAAAACCACCAATCAGCTGGTCAATCTGGAAGCCAGCAGCTGGTGCGTGACACCAACACAGTTTCAGCGCAGCAGTTATCCGGCCGCCTGGCACGATCGCATCAGCGTGATTCACGACGGGATCGATACCGACAAGGCCTGTCCCAGCAAGGATCCCAAGGCTGTGACCCTCGCCGACGGCACCGTGCTCAGCCCGGGCCAGAAGATCGTGACCTTCGTGAATCGCAGGTTGGAGCCCTATCGCGGCTGCCACACGATGATCCGCGCGATTCCGCATCTGCAGCAGCTCATTCCGGACGCACAACTGCTGATCGTGGGTGAAACCAGTGGTGTGAGCTACGGCGCCGCTTGCCCCGATGGCGAATGGAAGGATAAGTTCCTGGCGGAAATCGAAGGCCAGTACGACCCGAGCTGCGTGCATTTCGCCGGCAAGGTGCCTTATGAGCAGTTCATCCCGATCCTGCAGCTCTCCCAGGCGCATGTGTATCTCACCTATCCCTTTGTGCTGAGTTGGAGCCTGCTGGAAGCGATGAGCTGCGGCTGTGCCGTGGTGGGCTCGGCCACTGCGCCGGTGCAGGAGGTGATCCGTGATCGCCACAACGGCTTGCTGGTGGATTTTTTTGCACCGCAACAGCTGGCGCAAGCGATTGCCGAACTGCTCAGCGAGCGCAAACTGGCCCAGGAGCTGGGCGAGGCGGCACGGGCCACCATGCTGCAGCACTTCCGGCTGGCCAACTGCGTGCAGCGCCAGCTGGCTTTGATGGAACTGGTGGCCAGCGGTTCGATCGGCGCCTTGAACTGA
- a CDS encoding calcium-binding protein, which produces MASFTTLPGPGGSDSVGATYVGSDAIDNIVFEGNASDFFLGAEKANDFIAFNNVNALTTGTFSNGSMRGGDGNDTFAILNNQVNHVGVYYSGNKGDDIFASQAAGIAAANSTVHGGQGDDTLNIGNSTGTLFNGNKGDDNIDVIGAAAGGTIGGGQGDDTLRFVGGTSASNSWLLGTGDDSLVEGAANRFLGGNTIEGGDGNDTITMNVGTTSSATINGGDGVDALTGAAAADNINGGEGSDVITGRANADVLTGGGGVDTFNYATVGQSINGASANTNSSVDVLADFFSATDRIATSAAGLTMARAINNTANATDLAGFANFAAAYDRAANLNNVNDSASLLAVGSGTSWTGYLFGSRAAGAADFIVQIGTTGSFATAQAAATSVTAADFV; this is translated from the coding sequence TTGGCTTCTTTCACAACTCTTCCCGGCCCCGGCGGCTCAGACTCGGTCGGCGCAACCTATGTGGGTTCTGACGCGATCGATAACATCGTTTTCGAGGGAAATGCTTCTGACTTTTTCCTTGGCGCCGAAAAGGCCAATGACTTCATCGCGTTTAACAACGTAAATGCCCTGACAACTGGCACCTTCTCTAACGGCTCTATGAGAGGCGGAGATGGCAACGATACATTTGCCATCTTAAACAACCAGGTAAACCATGTTGGCGTCTATTATTCCGGGAATAAGGGCGACGACATTTTTGCAAGCCAAGCTGCGGGCATTGCCGCAGCAAATTCCACAGTGCATGGTGGTCAAGGTGATGACACCCTCAATATTGGCAACTCAACTGGAACTCTCTTCAACGGCAACAAAGGTGACGACAACATAGATGTTATTGGAGCTGCTGCTGGGGGAACCATTGGCGGCGGTCAAGGTGATGACACCCTTCGTTTCGTTGGTGGAACTTCAGCTTCCAATTCTTGGCTGTTAGGCACAGGCGATGACTCTCTAGTCGAAGGAGCAGCAAACCGCTTCCTCGGGGGAAATACTATCGAAGGTGGTGATGGCAATGACACCATCACAATGAATGTAGGTACTACTTCCAGTGCCACTATCAATGGTGGAGATGGTGTTGACGCACTCACCGGTGCCGCTGCTGCTGACAACATCAACGGCGGAGAAGGTAGTGATGTCATCACAGGTCGTGCTAACGCTGACGTTCTGACTGGTGGAGGTGGAGTTGACACCTTCAACTACGCCACTGTTGGCCAGAGTATTAACGGTGCTTCAGCTAATACCAACAGCTCCGTTGATGTTCTTGCAGACTTCTTCTCGGCAACCGACAGGATTGCAACGAGTGCTGCAGGATTGACTATGGCGCGGGCCATTAACAATACTGCTAATGCGACCGATCTTGCTGGTTTTGCAAACTTCGCTGCTGCTTACGACAGAGCTGCGAACCTCAACAACGTAAATGATTCTGCCAGCCTCCTAGCAGTTGGTTCTGGTACCTCCTGGACAGGTTACTTGTTTGGTTCTCGGGCTGCTGGTGCGGCTGATTTCATTGTCCAAATTGGGACAACAGGTTCGTTCGCCACAGCACAGGCGGCTGCAACTTCAGTTACAGCAGCTGATTTCGTCTGA
- a CDS encoding rhamnan synthesis F family protein, producing MLSSIACGDLELNIMHPNGMPTLVPSPGLEQRLDWRLQQQSEPTHKGRNSEPETDKSPLPPLAVHLHVHYLETLPTLLGALSACQSGLEDLRLWISTDSSAKADSITATLRQSPIAEQARSTDVRVCPNRGRNLGPLLQHLWPELRQEALVLHLHGKRSLETDFGEAWLAQLLKRLLPDANTVLALRQQFHNVPKMGVVMPQPPELIRPYLNWGNNFELAHQLLKPLDQRLHRDAVLMFPAGGMFWARPAALAPLTQCFQSLQELPPEPLPIDGSSLHAMERVVAHACEASGHYWQLFCENPGTGSTTGPAAISVLKPQTETFEQATALLAARLRQQDEQLQCAQVNLDRYIQQLESAEATNQQLITTTEELNKLMASSPIWKLRRLLKRLLRAEA from the coding sequence ATGCTCAGCTCAATTGCCTGCGGAGATCTCGAACTGAACATCATGCATCCCAATGGGATGCCCACCCTCGTGCCATCACCAGGACTCGAGCAGCGCTTGGATTGGAGACTGCAACAGCAATCAGAACCAACGCACAAAGGGAGAAACAGTGAGCCTGAAACAGACAAAAGCCCCCTGCCACCTTTGGCAGTGCATCTGCATGTGCACTACCTCGAAACCCTGCCAACGCTGCTTGGCGCCCTGAGCGCTTGTCAGTCGGGACTTGAAGACCTGCGGCTCTGGATCAGCACGGACAGTTCAGCCAAAGCTGACTCCATCACTGCAACACTTCGGCAAAGCCCAATCGCTGAACAAGCCAGATCCACTGACGTGAGGGTTTGCCCCAATCGCGGCCGCAACCTCGGGCCACTGTTGCAACATCTCTGGCCCGAGCTGAGGCAGGAAGCACTCGTGCTGCATCTGCACGGGAAACGCTCGCTTGAAACCGACTTCGGAGAAGCCTGGCTTGCACAACTGCTGAAGCGACTGCTTCCTGACGCAAACACCGTGCTGGCTCTTCGCCAACAGTTCCACAACGTTCCAAAGATGGGTGTGGTCATGCCGCAACCCCCTGAGCTGATCCGCCCTTACCTGAACTGGGGGAACAATTTCGAGTTGGCACATCAACTGCTGAAGCCGCTCGATCAACGCCTTCATCGCGATGCTGTTTTGATGTTTCCAGCAGGTGGAATGTTCTGGGCGCGCCCCGCAGCCCTAGCCCCCTTAACTCAGTGCTTTCAGTCACTACAAGAACTCCCTCCGGAACCACTGCCGATCGACGGCAGCAGCTTGCATGCCATGGAACGGGTGGTGGCCCATGCCTGCGAAGCCTCAGGCCATTACTGGCAACTGTTTTGCGAGAACCCAGGCACTGGCTCAACAACAGGCCCAGCAGCCATCAGCGTGCTGAAGCCTCAGACTGAAACATTCGAACAGGCAACTGCTCTGCTTGCGGCACGGTTGCGTCAGCAAGACGAACAACTGCAATGCGCCCAGGTGAATCTCGATCGCTACATCCAACAACTTGAATCTGCGGAGGCGACCAATCAGCAGCTGATCACAACCACTGAAGAGCTGAACAAGCTGATGGCCAGCTCCCCCATATGGAAACTGCGGCGGTTGTTGAAGCGGCTGCTGCGAGCTGAAGCATGA
- a CDS encoding ABC transporter ATP-binding protein, with amino-acid sequence MNSATDSSAKLAGGLPMCSDLALEVEELGKLYPIYEHPRDRLLQAIWGKRKQLYRPFWALEHVSFQLKRGQTLGVVGRNGSGKSTLLQLICGTLTPTTGRVWVEGRIGALLELGSGFNPEFTGLENVYLNGTLLGLTKSEINARLDTILEFAGIGDFIHQPVKTYSSGMAVRLAFSVQAHVQPDLLVVDEALAVGDEMFQKKCYTHLEQLKANGTSILLVTHSCPQILQHCDQALLLSGGELKLMGSPKLITSTYQRLNNAPADEWSSLLAQAADRLDEGNSPGPKTESPDLSNAEHDANLVPSSSVSYDARGIRIEAVEVLNQDGNAANLIPVGERFSLRFSYRADEPQKDLRLACNIANQTGIRITGQQHQGPTCAAGDTFSMTFHFNGGLLPGLYFIGGGIWPSDRPGDFLHRVVDACALRITTEQPVKGFGLCDLSAGAPTLQQASL; translated from the coding sequence GTGAATTCAGCTACAGATTCTTCTGCAAAGCTCGCCGGGGGTTTGCCGATGTGCTCTGATCTGGCCCTTGAAGTGGAAGAGCTCGGCAAGCTCTATCCCATCTATGAGCATCCTCGCGATCGACTGCTGCAAGCGATCTGGGGAAAGCGAAAACAGCTGTATCGTCCATTTTGGGCCTTGGAGCACGTGAGTTTTCAGCTCAAACGCGGGCAAACTCTCGGTGTTGTTGGGCGCAATGGATCTGGCAAAAGCACATTGCTCCAGTTGATCTGTGGCACGCTCACGCCAACAACGGGCAGGGTGTGGGTTGAAGGCCGCATCGGAGCTCTGCTTGAGCTGGGTAGTGGCTTCAATCCAGAATTCACGGGCCTGGAGAATGTTTACCTCAACGGCACCCTGTTAGGGCTCACAAAAAGCGAGATCAATGCACGGCTGGACACGATTCTTGAGTTTGCGGGGATCGGTGATTTCATCCATCAACCTGTGAAGACCTATTCCAGTGGCATGGCTGTGCGCCTGGCTTTTTCAGTTCAAGCGCATGTTCAGCCTGATCTTCTGGTGGTGGATGAAGCCCTGGCAGTTGGCGATGAGATGTTCCAGAAGAAGTGCTACACCCACCTGGAGCAACTCAAGGCCAACGGCACATCGATCCTGCTCGTCACCCACAGCTGTCCGCAGATCCTTCAACACTGCGACCAGGCACTGCTGCTCAGCGGCGGAGAACTCAAGCTGATGGGGTCGCCCAAACTGATCACCAGCACCTACCAACGGCTCAACAACGCACCAGCTGATGAGTGGAGCTCCCTACTGGCCCAGGCCGCGGATCGACTCGATGAAGGCAACAGCCCTGGGCCTAAAACAGAGTCGCCTGATCTCAGCAACGCGGAGCATGACGCCAACCTGGTGCCCAGCTCGAGCGTGAGCTACGACGCCCGCGGCATTCGCATCGAAGCTGTGGAAGTGCTCAATCAAGATGGGAATGCGGCCAATCTGATCCCCGTTGGAGAAAGGTTCAGCCTGCGCTTCTCCTACCGAGCCGACGAACCCCAAAAAGATCTTCGTCTTGCCTGCAACATTGCCAACCAGACAGGCATTCGCATCACCGGTCAGCAGCACCAGGGGCCGACCTGCGCCGCAGGCGACACCTTCAGCATGACGTTTCACTTCAACGGCGGCCTGCTGCCGGGTTTGTACTTCATCGGAGGCGGGATCTGGCCCAGCGATCGCCCCGGCGACTTCCTGCATCGCGTCGTCGATGCCTGTGCACTGCGCATCACCACTGAGCAACCAGTGAAAGGCTTTGGCCTCTGCGATCTCAGCGCCGGAGCTCCAACACTGCAGCAGGCATCGCTCTAA
- a CDS encoding ABC transporter permease translates to MSQAEHIRSKSRHPRGLSFARSLLHHRELWLRLSEREIAGRYRGSILGWGWSLLTPLMMLAVYTFVFSTVFKARWGDLEQAGSFGFAINLFAGLITFSLFAECATQAPTLILKNVNYVTKVIFPLESLGAVSVAAALFHAFTSTLVLIIFELIAVREVPLTIVLLPIVWLPFVLGCLSMSWLLSALGVFLRDLEQLMGVAVSMLMFLSAVFYPLSALPPRLQTLMGLNPLVVVIEQSRRVLVQGDMPSLSYVLFGSVLMLGVCEFSYRFFCKARRGFADVL, encoded by the coding sequence ATGAGCCAAGCAGAACACATCCGGTCCAAGTCACGGCATCCACGCGGCCTGAGTTTTGCCAGGAGTCTTCTGCATCATCGAGAATTATGGCTGCGCCTAAGTGAGCGCGAAATCGCTGGCCGTTATCGCGGTTCAATTCTCGGCTGGGGATGGAGTCTGTTGACTCCATTGATGATGTTGGCGGTGTACACCTTTGTGTTCTCCACCGTGTTCAAAGCACGCTGGGGCGATCTGGAACAAGCAGGATCATTCGGGTTTGCCATCAATTTGTTTGCCGGGCTGATCACATTCAGCCTCTTTGCCGAATGCGCCACACAGGCACCAACACTGATTCTCAAGAATGTGAATTACGTCACCAAAGTGATTTTTCCCTTGGAATCACTGGGTGCCGTATCAGTCGCCGCCGCTCTCTTTCACGCGTTTACCAGCACCCTGGTACTCATTATTTTCGAGCTCATCGCTGTTCGAGAGGTGCCGCTCACCATCGTGCTGCTTCCGATTGTCTGGTTGCCCTTTGTGCTTGGTTGTTTGTCGATGAGCTGGTTGTTATCAGCACTAGGAGTTTTTCTGCGCGACCTGGAGCAACTGATGGGTGTCGCCGTCAGCATGCTGATGTTTCTCAGCGCTGTGTTTTACCCGCTGTCAGCCCTGCCTCCCAGATTGCAAACATTGATGGGACTGAACCCACTCGTTGTGGTGATCGAACAAAGCAGGCGCGTTTTGGTGCAGGGAGACATGCCGAGCCTGAGTTATGTCTTGTTTGGCTCAGTGCTGATGCTGGGGGTCTGTGAATTCAGCTACAGATTCTTCTGCAAAGCTCGCCGGGGGTTTGCCGATGTGCTCTGA
- a CDS encoding GntR family transcriptional regulator, translated as MRFHIQQESDIPASTQLYNQICFAIAARHYPPGHRLPSTRQLAMQTGLHRNTISKVYRQLETDGVVEAMAGSGIYVRDQQKPRELRTPTNMRNRGVTDVDREVRKCVDGLLNAGCTLQQTRDLLTREIDWRLRCGARVLVSTPREDIGASMLIAEELEPCLDVPVEVVPMEELESVLESASNGTVVTSRYFLQPVEELAKRHGVRAVAVDLNDFREELAMLKELRQGSCVGLVSISPGILRAAEVILHSMRGNELLLMTATPDVGSRLLALLRASSHVLCDRPSMPLVEQSLRQNRSQLMRMPQLHCAESYLSGDTIELLRKEIGLQLN; from the coding sequence GTGCGATTCCACATCCAACAGGAAAGCGACATACCGGCTTCAACCCAGCTTTACAACCAAATCTGTTTCGCAATCGCAGCACGGCACTACCCGCCGGGTCACCGACTGCCCAGCACACGGCAGCTGGCCATGCAGACGGGATTGCACCGCAACACCATCAGCAAGGTGTATCGCCAACTGGAGACCGATGGCGTGGTGGAAGCCATGGCCGGCTCCGGCATATACGTGCGTGATCAGCAAAAGCCAAGAGAACTGCGCACACCCACCAACATGCGCAACCGCGGGGTCACCGATGTGGACCGAGAAGTGCGCAAGTGTGTGGATGGCCTGTTGAATGCGGGCTGCACCCTGCAGCAGACCAGGGATCTGCTGACCCGGGAGATTGACTGGCGCCTGCGTTGCGGCGCCAGGGTTCTCGTCAGCACCCCGCGGGAAGACATCGGTGCTTCGATGCTCATCGCTGAAGAACTCGAACCCTGCCTCGATGTACCGGTGGAAGTGGTGCCGATGGAAGAACTGGAAAGCGTTCTGGAAAGCGCCAGCAACGGCACCGTTGTGACCAGCCGCTATTTCCTTCAACCAGTGGAGGAACTGGCGAAGCGGCATGGGGTGCGTGCCGTGGCCGTGGACCTCAATGACTTCCGAGAGGAGCTGGCCATGCTCAAGGAGCTGCGACAGGGAAGCTGCGTGGGGCTCGTGAGCATCAGCCCCGGCATCCTGCGGGCTGCGGAAGTGATCCTTCACAGCATGCGCGGCAACGAGCTGCTGCTGATGACGGCCACTCCTGATGTAGGCAGCCGACTGCTGGCCCTGCTCCGAGCCTCCAGCCATGTGCTCTGCGATCGCCCCAGCATGCCTCTGGTTGAGCAGAGCCTGCGCCAGAACCGATCCCAGCTGATGCGCATGCCTCAGTTGCATTGCGCAGAGAGCTATCTCAGTGGAGACACGATCGAACTGCTGCGCAAGGAAATCGGCCTGCAACTCAACTAG